The Oncorhynchus nerka isolate Pitt River linkage group LG9a, Oner_Uvic_2.0, whole genome shotgun sequence genome has a segment encoding these proteins:
- the LOC115122889 gene encoding nuclear receptor subfamily 2 group C member 1-A-like isoform X2: MDRHTQRIQLVSADGGMMGHRIQIVTDQSTGQKIQIVTALEQGSGGKQQFILANADYSTPGKVILAKQEASSPGKVILAAQDGSGVNQLLFASPDLSGQQIQFVTEGSDQALAKPVVEYCVVCGDRASGRHYGAVSCEGCKGFFKRSIRKNLVYTCRGSGECVINKHHRNRCQYCRLQRCMFLGMKQDSVQCERKPVEVSREKSINCAASTEKIYIRKNLCSPLAATPTFVTDKETARYYKETARSASLLESSMLLNIQQPFPKLENTILVPTSPESNDPCQDDLSTLANVVTSLAHLNKAREMNDVTDSNDLMGAEDTLSNGDSSMTDLQGDEQTACDITRAFDTLAKALNPGDGSAGDSLEATMQLMSGDQSGPVVELEGPLLSDSHVPFKLMMPLPMPEYLNVNYICESASRLLFLSMHWARSIPAFQALGGQDNDINLMKACWNELFALGLAQCSNVMNVSTILAAIINHLQTSLQDGTGEKLSPERVKLVMEHIWRMQEFCNSMAKLSPDVYEYAYLKAIILFSPDHPGIDNTLQIERFQEKAYMELQDYVTRTYPEDSYRLSKLLLRLPALRLMSSVVTEELFFTGLIGNVQIDSIIPYILKMETTDYNSQVATGV, encoded by the exons ATCGTGACGGACCAGTCGACGGGCCAGAAGATCCAGATCGTGACGGCGTTGGAGCAGGGTTCTGGTGGCAAGCAGCAGTTTATCCTGGCTAATGCAGACTACTCTACGCCAGGCAAGGTAATCCTAGCCAAGCAAGAGGCCTCGTCCCCGGGAAAGGTGATCCTGGCGGCCCAAGACGGTTCAGGGGTCAACCAGCTGCTGTTTGCCTCACCTGACCTGTCCGGCCAGCAGATCCAG TTTGTGACAGAAGGGTCAGACCAGGCACTTGCCAAGCCTGTGGTGGAGTACTGTGTGGTGTGTGGAGACAGGGCCTCAG GCCGTCACTACGGGGCAGTGAGCTGTGAGGGCTGTAAGGGTTTCTTCAAGCGCAGCATCAGGAAGAACCTGGTGTATACATGCCGGGGGTCTGGAGAGTGTGTCATCAACAAGCACCACAGGAACCGCTGCCAGTACTGCAGACTGCAGCGCTGCATGTTCCTGGGCATGAAACAGGACT ctGTCCAGTGTGAGAGGAAGCCGGTGGAAGTCTCCAGAGAGAAGTCTATCAACTGTGCTGCGTCTACAGAGAAGATCTACATCAGGAAGAACCTGTGTAGTCCCCTGGCTGCCACGCCCACCTTCGTCACTGACAAGGAGACCGCCAGGTACTACAAGGAGACAGCCAG GTCAGCCAGTTTGCTGGAGTCAAGCATGCTCCTGAACATCCAGCAGCCTTTTCCCAAGCTAGAGAACACCATCCTGGTCCCTACATCCCCTGAATCG AATGACCCGTGTCAGGACGACCTGAGCACGCTGGCCAATGTGGTGACGTCACTGGCCCACTTGAACAAGGCCCGGGAGATGAACGATGTCACCGACAGCAATGACCTGATGGGCGCAGAAGACACCCTTAGCAATGGAGACAGCTCCATGACGGATCTCCAAGGAGACGAACAGACTGCCTGTGACATCACCCG AGCGTTTGACACTCTGGCCAAGGCCCTGAACCCTGGGGACGGCTCAGCAGGAGACTCTCTGGAAGCCACCATGCAGCTGATGTCAGGAGACCAGTCTGGTCCCGTGGTGGAGCTGGAGGGGCCTCTACTCTCAGACAGCCACGTCCCCTTCAAG ctgatgaTGCCGTTGCCCATGCCGGAGTACCTTAATGTGAACTACATCTGTGAGTCAGCCTCGCGGCTCCTCTTCCTGTCCATGCACTGGGCACGCTCCATACCTGCCTTCCAAGCCTTGGG TGGTCAGGATAATGACATTAACCTGATGAAGGCCTGTTGGAACGAGCTGTTTGCTCTGGGCCTGGCTCAATGTTCCAATGTCATGAACGTCTCCACTATCCTGGCTGCCATCATCAACCACCTTCAGACCAGCCTACAAGATGGTACAGGAG aGAAGCTGTCCCCAGAGAGAGTGAAGCTGGTGATGGAACACATCTGGAGGATGCAGGAGTTCTGTAACAGCATGGCCAAGCTATCCCCTGACGTTTATGAATACGCCTACCTGAAAGCCATCATCCTCTTCAGCCCTG acCACCCAGGTATAGACAACACCCTACAGATTGAGCGTTTCCAGGAGAAAGCCTACATGGAGTTACAGGATTATGTAACTCGGACCTACCCTGAAGACTCGTATCG gTTATCCAAGCTGTTGCTTCGTCTCCCTGCCCTGCGGCTTATGAGTTCAGTGGTGACAGAGGAGCTCTTCTTCACTGGCCTCATCGGCAACGTTCAGATAGACAGCATCATCCCTTACATCCTCAAGATGGAGACCACCGACTACAACAGCCAGGTGGCCACTGGCGTCTGA
- the LOC115122889 gene encoding nuclear receptor subfamily 2 group C member 1-A-like isoform X3 has product MDRHTQRIQLVSADGGMMGHRIQIVTDQSTGQKIQIVTALEQGSGGKQQFILANADYSTPGKVILAKQEASSPGKVILAAQDGSGVNQLLFASPDLSGQQIQFVTEGSDQALAKPVVEYCVVCGDRASGRHYGAVSCEGCKGFFKRSIRKNLVYTCRGSGECVINKHHRNRCQYCRLQRCMFLGMKQDSVQCERKPVEVSREKSINCAASTEKIYIRKNLCSPLAATPTFVTDKETARSASLLESSMLLNIQQPFPKLENTILVPTSPESNDPCQDDLSTLANVVTSLAHLNKAREMNDVTDSNDLMGAEDTLSNGDSSMTDLQGDEQTACDITRAFDTLAKALNPGDGSAGDSLEATMQLMSGDQSGPVVELEGPLLSDSHVPFKLMMPLPMPEYLNVNYICESASRLLFLSMHWARSIPAFQALGGQDNDINLMKACWNELFALGLAQCSNVMNVSTILAAIINHLQTSLQDGTGGDEKLSPERVKLVMEHIWRMQEFCNSMAKLSPDVYEYAYLKAIILFSPDHPGIDNTLQIERFQEKAYMELQDYVTRTYPEDSYRLSKLLLRLPALRLMSSVVTEELFFTGLIGNVQIDSIIPYILKMETTDYNSQVATGV; this is encoded by the exons ATCGTGACGGACCAGTCGACGGGCCAGAAGATCCAGATCGTGACGGCGTTGGAGCAGGGTTCTGGTGGCAAGCAGCAGTTTATCCTGGCTAATGCAGACTACTCTACGCCAGGCAAGGTAATCCTAGCCAAGCAAGAGGCCTCGTCCCCGGGAAAGGTGATCCTGGCGGCCCAAGACGGTTCAGGGGTCAACCAGCTGCTGTTTGCCTCACCTGACCTGTCCGGCCAGCAGATCCAG TTTGTGACAGAAGGGTCAGACCAGGCACTTGCCAAGCCTGTGGTGGAGTACTGTGTGGTGTGTGGAGACAGGGCCTCAG GCCGTCACTACGGGGCAGTGAGCTGTGAGGGCTGTAAGGGTTTCTTCAAGCGCAGCATCAGGAAGAACCTGGTGTATACATGCCGGGGGTCTGGAGAGTGTGTCATCAACAAGCACCACAGGAACCGCTGCCAGTACTGCAGACTGCAGCGCTGCATGTTCCTGGGCATGAAACAGGACT ctGTCCAGTGTGAGAGGAAGCCGGTGGAAGTCTCCAGAGAGAAGTCTATCAACTGTGCTGCGTCTACAGAGAAGATCTACATCAGGAAGAACCTGTGTAGTCCCCTGGCTGCCACGCCCACCTTCGTCACTGACAAGGAGACCGCCAG GTCAGCCAGTTTGCTGGAGTCAAGCATGCTCCTGAACATCCAGCAGCCTTTTCCCAAGCTAGAGAACACCATCCTGGTCCCTACATCCCCTGAATCG AATGACCCGTGTCAGGACGACCTGAGCACGCTGGCCAATGTGGTGACGTCACTGGCCCACTTGAACAAGGCCCGGGAGATGAACGATGTCACCGACAGCAATGACCTGATGGGCGCAGAAGACACCCTTAGCAATGGAGACAGCTCCATGACGGATCTCCAAGGAGACGAACAGACTGCCTGTGACATCACCCG AGCGTTTGACACTCTGGCCAAGGCCCTGAACCCTGGGGACGGCTCAGCAGGAGACTCTCTGGAAGCCACCATGCAGCTGATGTCAGGAGACCAGTCTGGTCCCGTGGTGGAGCTGGAGGGGCCTCTACTCTCAGACAGCCACGTCCCCTTCAAG ctgatgaTGCCGTTGCCCATGCCGGAGTACCTTAATGTGAACTACATCTGTGAGTCAGCCTCGCGGCTCCTCTTCCTGTCCATGCACTGGGCACGCTCCATACCTGCCTTCCAAGCCTTGGG TGGTCAGGATAATGACATTAACCTGATGAAGGCCTGTTGGAACGAGCTGTTTGCTCTGGGCCTGGCTCAATGTTCCAATGTCATGAACGTCTCCACTATCCTGGCTGCCATCATCAACCACCTTCAGACCAGCCTACAAGATGGTACAGGAGGTGATG aGAAGCTGTCCCCAGAGAGAGTGAAGCTGGTGATGGAACACATCTGGAGGATGCAGGAGTTCTGTAACAGCATGGCCAAGCTATCCCCTGACGTTTATGAATACGCCTACCTGAAAGCCATCATCCTCTTCAGCCCTG acCACCCAGGTATAGACAACACCCTACAGATTGAGCGTTTCCAGGAGAAAGCCTACATGGAGTTACAGGATTATGTAACTCGGACCTACCCTGAAGACTCGTATCG gTTATCCAAGCTGTTGCTTCGTCTCCCTGCCCTGCGGCTTATGAGTTCAGTGGTGACAGAGGAGCTCTTCTTCACTGGCCTCATCGGCAACGTTCAGATAGACAGCATCATCCCTTACATCCTCAAGATGGAGACCACCGACTACAACAGCCAGGTGGCCACTGGCGTCTGA
- the LOC115122889 gene encoding nuclear receptor subfamily 2 group C member 1-A-like isoform X1 codes for MDRHTQRIQLVSADGGMMGHRIQIVTDQSTGQKIQIVTALEQGSGGKQQFILANADYSTPGKVILAKQEASSPGKVILAAQDGSGVNQLLFASPDLSGQQIQFVTEGSDQALAKPVVEYCVVCGDRASGRHYGAVSCEGCKGFFKRSIRKNLVYTCRGSGECVINKHHRNRCQYCRLQRCMFLGMKQDSVQCERKPVEVSREKSINCAASTEKIYIRKNLCSPLAATPTFVTDKETARYYKETARSASLLESSMLLNIQQPFPKLENTILVPTSPESNDPCQDDLSTLANVVTSLAHLNKAREMNDVTDSNDLMGAEDTLSNGDSSMTDLQGDEQTACDITRAFDTLAKALNPGDGSAGDSLEATMQLMSGDQSGPVVELEGPLLSDSHVPFKLMMPLPMPEYLNVNYICESASRLLFLSMHWARSIPAFQALGGQDNDINLMKACWNELFALGLAQCSNVMNVSTILAAIINHLQTSLQDGTGGDEKLSPERVKLVMEHIWRMQEFCNSMAKLSPDVYEYAYLKAIILFSPDHPGIDNTLQIERFQEKAYMELQDYVTRTYPEDSYRLSKLLLRLPALRLMSSVVTEELFFTGLIGNVQIDSIIPYILKMETTDYNSQVATGV; via the exons ATCGTGACGGACCAGTCGACGGGCCAGAAGATCCAGATCGTGACGGCGTTGGAGCAGGGTTCTGGTGGCAAGCAGCAGTTTATCCTGGCTAATGCAGACTACTCTACGCCAGGCAAGGTAATCCTAGCCAAGCAAGAGGCCTCGTCCCCGGGAAAGGTGATCCTGGCGGCCCAAGACGGTTCAGGGGTCAACCAGCTGCTGTTTGCCTCACCTGACCTGTCCGGCCAGCAGATCCAG TTTGTGACAGAAGGGTCAGACCAGGCACTTGCCAAGCCTGTGGTGGAGTACTGTGTGGTGTGTGGAGACAGGGCCTCAG GCCGTCACTACGGGGCAGTGAGCTGTGAGGGCTGTAAGGGTTTCTTCAAGCGCAGCATCAGGAAGAACCTGGTGTATACATGCCGGGGGTCTGGAGAGTGTGTCATCAACAAGCACCACAGGAACCGCTGCCAGTACTGCAGACTGCAGCGCTGCATGTTCCTGGGCATGAAACAGGACT ctGTCCAGTGTGAGAGGAAGCCGGTGGAAGTCTCCAGAGAGAAGTCTATCAACTGTGCTGCGTCTACAGAGAAGATCTACATCAGGAAGAACCTGTGTAGTCCCCTGGCTGCCACGCCCACCTTCGTCACTGACAAGGAGACCGCCAGGTACTACAAGGAGACAGCCAG GTCAGCCAGTTTGCTGGAGTCAAGCATGCTCCTGAACATCCAGCAGCCTTTTCCCAAGCTAGAGAACACCATCCTGGTCCCTACATCCCCTGAATCG AATGACCCGTGTCAGGACGACCTGAGCACGCTGGCCAATGTGGTGACGTCACTGGCCCACTTGAACAAGGCCCGGGAGATGAACGATGTCACCGACAGCAATGACCTGATGGGCGCAGAAGACACCCTTAGCAATGGAGACAGCTCCATGACGGATCTCCAAGGAGACGAACAGACTGCCTGTGACATCACCCG AGCGTTTGACACTCTGGCCAAGGCCCTGAACCCTGGGGACGGCTCAGCAGGAGACTCTCTGGAAGCCACCATGCAGCTGATGTCAGGAGACCAGTCTGGTCCCGTGGTGGAGCTGGAGGGGCCTCTACTCTCAGACAGCCACGTCCCCTTCAAG ctgatgaTGCCGTTGCCCATGCCGGAGTACCTTAATGTGAACTACATCTGTGAGTCAGCCTCGCGGCTCCTCTTCCTGTCCATGCACTGGGCACGCTCCATACCTGCCTTCCAAGCCTTGGG TGGTCAGGATAATGACATTAACCTGATGAAGGCCTGTTGGAACGAGCTGTTTGCTCTGGGCCTGGCTCAATGTTCCAATGTCATGAACGTCTCCACTATCCTGGCTGCCATCATCAACCACCTTCAGACCAGCCTACAAGATGGTACAGGAGGTGATG aGAAGCTGTCCCCAGAGAGAGTGAAGCTGGTGATGGAACACATCTGGAGGATGCAGGAGTTCTGTAACAGCATGGCCAAGCTATCCCCTGACGTTTATGAATACGCCTACCTGAAAGCCATCATCCTCTTCAGCCCTG acCACCCAGGTATAGACAACACCCTACAGATTGAGCGTTTCCAGGAGAAAGCCTACATGGAGTTACAGGATTATGTAACTCGGACCTACCCTGAAGACTCGTATCG gTTATCCAAGCTGTTGCTTCGTCTCCCTGCCCTGCGGCTTATGAGTTCAGTGGTGACAGAGGAGCTCTTCTTCACTGGCCTCATCGGCAACGTTCAGATAGACAGCATCATCCCTTACATCCTCAAGATGGAGACCACCGACTACAACAGCCAGGTGGCCACTGGCGTCTGA